The sequence below is a genomic window from Roseofilum casamattae BLCC-M143.
ATGTTCGACTCCTTTCGGAACAACATACATTTCTCCAGCACCTAAACTGACTCGACCATCGCGAAAGTCAATGTGCAGCGTCCCTTCCAGAACGATAAAGGTTTCATCCGTATCTTTATGGTCGTGCCAAATAAAATCGCCCTCAACTTTCACCAGTTTGAATTGATAGTCATTCATTTCCGCAATGACTTTAGCCGTCCACTGCTCGTTAAAGAGAGAAAGTTTTTCAGCAAAGTTTATCGGTTGATAGTCCATAGTTGAGAACACTCCGCGAGATAGTTATGCATCAACGCTACGTCCCTTCTGCGGAAAAATACCTGCCGGACGCACTTGTAAGAAGGCAATAATGAGGGCAAAGACCATAACTTTCGCCATACTGGTCGTCGCGAAAAAAGTAAAGAAATCGGCAATAGGTTTGAGCGGGGTAACGACTAACGCGAGAGTTCCAGAACCAATTAAATAGTTGATCGTGCCAATAGAAATCGCGGCAACCACGCTACCAATAAGTTTGCCTACTCCACCGACAACCACCACCATAAACGCATCGACAATATAATTTTGTCCGGTATTCGGCCCGACAGAACCGAGCAAACTAATGGCGCATCCTGCCACTCCTGCTAATCCCGAACCCAAAGCAAAGGTGAGGGCATCAACGCGATCGGTGGGAATGCCCAAACAAGCACTCATGGTGCGATTTTGGGTGACGGAGCGAATGCGCAAACCCCAAGGCGATTTTTGTAAGAAGAAGTATAATCCAATCAGACAAATAATCGTGAGGGCAATAATAAATAAACGAGCATAAGGCAATTGAAAATTAAGGATAGGAATGCCGCCGCGCAACCAAGTCGGAGCCGTTACATCCACATTTTGCGCGCCAAACCAGGGTTTGGTTACGGCCAGTTTAAATATATTACCTAAAATCGCTCCAGTTGCGATCGCAATTCCGGCAGATAACGGCAACAAAATTGCGATCGCCCAGCGCCGAATGCTCTCAAAATCTGGACGACGACCGACAAACCACAATCCACCGAAAAACAACAGGCAAAATAA
It includes:
- a CDS encoding cupin domain-containing protein — translated: MDYQPINFAEKLSLFNEQWTAKVIAEMNDYQFKLVKVEGDFIWHDHKDTDETFIVLEGTLHIDFRDGRVSLGAGEMYVVPKGVEHKPFAESEVKILLIEPRGVVNTGDAGGDYTAPNDVWI
- a CDS encoding ABC transporter permease — its product is MQLLLEGIFNGISIGSVLLIAALGLAIIFGLMGVINMAHGELMMLGAYTTFVVQNIFKAMGDSVFDLYILFALPAAFIVAAIVGIVLERGVIRFLYGRPLETLLATWGVSLILQQFVRSVSWQMTIGLGLFCLLFFGGLWFVGRRPDFESIRRWAIAILLPLSAGIAIATGAILGNIFKLAVTKPWFGAQNVDVTAPTWLRGGIPILNFQLPYARLFIIALTIICLIGLYFFLQKSPWGLRIRSVTQNRTMSACLGIPTDRVDALTFALGSGLAGVAGCAISLLGSVGPNTGQNYIVDAFMVVVVGGVGKLIGSVVAAISIGTINYLIGSGTLALVVTPLKPIADFFTFFATTSMAKVMVFALIIAFLQVRPAGIFPQKGRSVDA